A segment of the Desertifilum tharense IPPAS B-1220 genome:
ATTTCGCCAATTTTTGCTTGAGGACCATTGGTCATTAGAATGATGCGATCGGACATATAAATTGCCTCATCTACATCGTGAGTAATCATCATTACCGCTTGGCGATGCTGCTCCCAAATATCCAAAACCTGGCGCTGGAGTTTGCCACGGGTTAAAGCGTCTAATGCGCCAAAAGGTTCGTCCATCAATAACATTTTAGGACGAGTTGCCAATGCTCTAGCAATTCCGACGCGTTGTTTCATTCCACCCGAAAGTTCGTCAGGATACTTATTTGTTGCCGCTGTTAAATTCACCATCGCCAGATGCTCGCTGACAATCTGCTTTTTTTCTACAGATGAAGCTTTTTTCAAAACTTCATCTACCGCGAGACGGACATTTTCTTGCACCGTTAACCAGGGTAGCAAAGAATATTGCTGAAATACCATCATTCGATCGGCTCCGGGGGTGCGAATTTCTTTACCATCGAGCCGAACCGAGCCAGAGGTGGGGTTTTCCAGTCCT
Coding sequences within it:
- a CDS encoding ABC transporter ATP-binding protein, which produces MHNSTNQTTRSTTSVTSESAFLEIENLVKAYPTSEGDPLTILDGIDLTIARDEFISVIGHSGCGKSTLLKIVAGLENPTSGSVRLDGKEIRTPGADRMMVFQQYSLLPWLTVQENVRLAVDEVLKKASSVEKKQIVSEHLAMVNLTAATNKYPDELSGGMKQRVGIARALATRPKMLLMDEPFGALDALTRGKLQRQVLDIWEQHRQAVMMITHDVDEAIYMSDRIILMTNGPQAKIGEIIEVPFSHPRNLSEMRETQEYYDVRNHALDFLDRYFTQDE